The Marispirochaeta aestuarii genomic sequence GGGTAGTGTATTTTTCCTGAACCACGTGGGCGTTGCCGGAGTTTGTGCAGAAGGTGCGCACCTGCCCGGGAAAGAGGAACTTGGGATCATAGTAATCCTGTACTATGGGAAAACGCTCCTGCCGGGTCTCGATCCGGATGCCGATGTCCACCACATGATCGACGTAGCTTACATCCAGGGAGTCCATAACGCGCTGCAGGAACTTGAAACCCCGCCTGCCGGGGGCGATCAGGATTCTGCCGTAGCCGATCTCCCGCTTTGTCGTGCGGATACTGGAGCTTGCTTCATCCAGACTGAGCATCTCCTCTCCCAGGGCAAAGTCCACCCCTTTTTCGGCGAGTTCCGCTGTCAGTTCCTTTATAAGCTGCAGGCCCCCGTCGGTTCCCAGGTGGGTCTGCTCGATCTCCAGCAGCTGGACCCCCAGGCGCTCGGCCCGCTTTGCATAGATACCCAGGTTCGTTTTCGCCAGAATGGCCGGGGCCAGCTTCCTGCGGACCAGATCGAGGTACTCCTCCGCCTGTTCCCGGTTCCAGTTCTCCGTGGGAAAACCGATGGGATAGGTGAAGTTCATCTTGCAGTCGTTCCTGAGCCCCCCGGTGGAGTAATTCTCCATGTCCAGGATCAGTATCCGGGGAGAATCCGCGGCCTCGAGGAGGTAAAAGGCCGCCCCCAGCCCCGCGGGACCCGAGCCGACGACGATGTAGTCGTAGTGTTCCTTTGTGTTTTGCATGCCGGAATAGAATGCTATCAACTTACGCAGGCTGGTTCAAGGGCGCATTCCCGAGACCACCGTTTTTAAAAAGCCCCGGCCGCCCAAGCTGAACTGCCGGGGCGATCCCTCTAATCAGGCAGGGTCGGTCCCGCACCTATTACGAAGGTTCCCTCGAAGTAGAGTCGTCTGGTGCGGGCCGATTCGGCCAGGAATCCCTCCATTCCGAGCTGTTTCAGCCGGCAGAGGTTATAGACCTTCAGGTTGTGGGGGGTACGCTCCGCACCCTGCTTCATCGGCTGGAGCCGTCGGCAGGGGAATTCACTGCACTGGTGGCAGAAGTCTAGCCCCTTCTCCCTGACGCAGGCCAGGGTCCGGCAATCCTTGAGAATCGGGCAGCCCCCCTGTTCCCTGCAGCCTCTGCACTGCACCTCCTCGATGCTCTTTCCCGTCATTTTGGCCACCCGCTCCCAGACCTCCCGTCGCCCG encodes the following:
- a CDS encoding FAD-dependent oxidoreductase, with amino-acid sequence MQNTKEHYDYIVVGSGPAGLGAAFYLLEAADSPRILILDMENYSTGGLRNDCKMNFTYPIGFPTENWNREQAEEYLDLVRRKLAPAILAKTNLGIYAKRAERLGVQLLEIEQTHLGTDGGLQLIKELTAELAEKGVDFALGEEMLSLDEASSSIRTTKREIGYGRILIAPGRRGFKFLQRVMDSLDVSYVDHVVDIGIRIETRQERFPIVQDYYDPKFLFPGQVRTFCTNSGNAHVVQEKYTTHNGDIYYSVNGHAYSKSRGRENGLVNFAMLKTIELTEPVASGQAFAEGLGLQAMLMGGGHPIMQRVGDFRLGKRSKRDSFTGDLYDFEPTLKSCTPGDISLSMPAKILRGIWKSMKLLDTIVPGLLHPSTVMYYPEIKLYANKPKFRDENFQVKERVYFAGDGAGTSRGITAAWASGIRAAMGMVRG
- a CDS encoding DUF3795 domain-containing protein, giving the protein MELNMVAPCGIDCVNCELFAENGRREVWERVAKMTGKSIEEVQCRGCREQGGCPILKDCRTLACVREKGLDFCHQCSEFPCRRLQPMKQGAERTPHNLKVYNLCRLKQLGMEGFLAESARTRRLYFEGTFVIGAGPTLPD